In a genomic window of Helianthus annuus cultivar XRQ/B chromosome 10, HanXRQr2.0-SUNRISE, whole genome shotgun sequence:
- the LOC110885396 gene encoding basic form of pathogenesis-related protein 1 — translation MEVNITKSLGILLLMFSCFSLALAVPHNQDLGLDFLVPHNKARAQVEVQPLTWNMTVAAYARGYAYHRLGDCDMEHSQGPFGENLAEGYGDQFTATDAVNMWVGEKQYYEYGSNSCVGDECRHYTQVVWRDSVYLGCAKVKCRNGWWFVICSYDPPGNYEGQRPY, via the coding sequence ATGGAGGTGAATATCACCAAGTCACTAGGCATTCTTCTTCTAATGTTCTCATGCTTCTCCTTGGCCCTGGCTGTTCCTCACAACCAAGATTTGGGCTTAGACTTCCTTGTTCCCCACAACAAAGCGAGAGCCCAAGTCGAGGTGCAACCTCTCACATGGAACATGACAGTAGCGGCCTACGCACGTGGGTATGCATACCATAGGCTAGGCGATTGTGACATGGAGCACTCACAAGGACCTTTTGGCGAAAACCTAGCAGAAGGTTATGGTGACCAATTCACTGCAACCGATGCTGTCAACATGTGGGTCGGAGAAAAACAATACTACGAGTATGGATCAAACTCGTGTGTCGGTGATGAGTGTCGTCATTACACACAAGTGGTTTGGCGTGATTCCGTTTATCTTGGTTGTGCTAAAGTTAAGTGTCGTAATGGTTGGTGGTTTGTTATATGTAGTTACGATCCTCCAGGGAATTATGAGGGCCAACGCCCCTACTAG